One genomic window of Psychrobacillus sp. INOP01 includes the following:
- a CDS encoding DUF1405 domain-containing protein: protein MKELLLYIKMVLFNKTFMWLLFLVNLVGTIYGYYWYKGQLSQTESKFLLFVPDSPTASLFFTIALFAWLLKKNWKLIEALALITLVKYGLWAVVMNVWTYVENDYLGWMGWMLVASHFAMAIQAILYIPYYRFTWIHIFIAAVWTLHNDVIDYVFDQMPTYRSLYKYADQIGYFTFWLSIACIFLAVLIYQKRSKLIS, encoded by the coding sequence ATGAAAGAATTGCTACTGTATATAAAAATGGTTCTCTTTAATAAAACATTTATGTGGCTGTTATTCTTAGTGAACCTAGTTGGTACCATCTATGGTTACTATTGGTATAAAGGGCAGTTATCCCAAACAGAGTCAAAGTTTCTCCTATTCGTACCTGACAGTCCTACAGCAAGTTTGTTTTTCACAATTGCTTTATTTGCATGGCTGTTAAAGAAAAATTGGAAGCTAATCGAAGCTCTAGCATTAATCACGCTTGTGAAATATGGATTATGGGCAGTAGTGATGAATGTTTGGACATACGTGGAAAATGATTATCTCGGTTGGATGGGGTGGATGCTTGTAGCATCGCATTTTGCAATGGCGATCCAAGCTATATTATACATTCCTTATTATCGCTTTACATGGATACATATTTTTATAGCTGCTGTTTGGACATTACATAATGATGTGATAGATTATGTGTTTGATCAAATGCCAACATATAGAAGTTTGTACAAATATGCCGATCAGATCGGTTATTTTACATTTTGGCTATCCATTGCTTGTATTTTCTTAGCTGTGCTCATTTATCAAAAAAGGTCAAAGCTTATTAGTTGA
- a CDS encoding zinc metallopeptidase, whose protein sequence is MVSYLVYFAIILLLPLYAQMKVKRTYKKYSKVRSTSGMTGAQVARTILDANGLSDVQVVESRGFLSDHYNPMTKIVALSSHNFHEASVAGSAIAAHEVGHAIQHKESYSFLSLRHKLVPVANISSNASWIFIMIGMLASFSNLLLIGIVLLAAGVVFQIVTLPVEFNASSRAMDQMVSHGIIRNEEEPHAKKVLSAAALTYVAAAAVAVLELLRLVLVYTGMTRND, encoded by the coding sequence TTGGTTTCTTATCTCGTGTACTTTGCGATAATTCTTTTATTGCCTTTGTATGCACAAATGAAAGTTAAAAGAACATATAAAAAGTATTCAAAAGTTCGTTCTACTTCTGGAATGACAGGTGCTCAAGTCGCAAGAACAATATTAGATGCAAATGGTTTATCGGATGTTCAAGTTGTTGAGAGCAGAGGGTTTTTAAGTGATCACTACAATCCAATGACAAAAATAGTGGCATTGTCCTCTCACAATTTTCATGAAGCTTCTGTTGCAGGATCTGCGATTGCAGCACATGAGGTTGGTCATGCTATTCAACACAAAGAATCATATTCGTTTTTAAGTTTACGTCACAAACTAGTTCCAGTTGCTAATATTTCTTCTAATGCTTCATGGATATTCATCATGATAGGAATGCTTGCTAGCTTCTCTAATTTACTCTTAATAGGGATTGTGCTGTTAGCTGCTGGAGTTGTATTCCAAATCGTTACGCTACCTGTGGAATTTAACGCTTCTAGTCGAGCGATGGACCAAATGGTGTCTCACGGTATTATTCGCAATGAAGAAGAACCTCATGCGAAAAAAGTGTTAAGTGCAGCCGCATTAACCTATGTTGCCGCTGCAGCAGTAGCTGTTTTAGAGTTATTACGCTTAGTGTTAGTCTATACTGGAATGACTCGGAACGATTAA
- a CDS encoding YitT family protein, whose translation MGLGLKFKNIMMIIFGAAIYSFGFVHFNMQNELGEGGFSGITLVLYFAFNWDVALMNLLLNIPMFIIGWKLLGRKMFAYTLIGTISVSVFLKVFDIYEFQLGLEDDLFLVSLFAGVFVGLGLGIIFKYGGTTGGVDIIARLVFKYKGWSMGKTMFIFDAFVILLSWATFLNERSMMYTLVAVYVGARVIDFVQEGAYSARGAFIISDKQSEIADLITDKLSRGVTIFNGRGHFTKNDRDVLYCVVAKNQITSLKNVITSIDPHAFVSITEVHDVMGEGFTLDDEKKPIE comes from the coding sequence ATGGGACTTGGACTTAAATTTAAAAATATTATGATGATTATTTTTGGAGCAGCCATTTATAGTTTTGGCTTTGTTCATTTTAATATGCAAAATGAGCTTGGAGAAGGTGGATTTTCTGGTATTACCCTCGTTTTATATTTTGCATTCAACTGGGATGTAGCCTTGATGAACCTTTTATTAAATATACCTATGTTCATTATAGGGTGGAAGCTGCTCGGTAGGAAAATGTTTGCCTATACATTAATCGGTACCATTTCAGTATCCGTATTTTTAAAAGTATTTGATATTTATGAATTTCAACTAGGTTTAGAGGATGATCTTTTTCTAGTTTCGCTATTTGCAGGGGTTTTCGTAGGTTTAGGTTTAGGAATTATTTTCAAATATGGAGGTACAACCGGAGGGGTTGACATTATTGCCCGTCTTGTATTTAAATACAAGGGTTGGAGCATGGGTAAAACTATGTTTATCTTCGATGCATTTGTAATTTTATTATCATGGGCAACTTTCTTAAATGAGCGTTCTATGATGTATACTCTAGTAGCGGTATATGTTGGAGCAAGGGTCATCGATTTTGTACAAGAAGGTGCTTATTCTGCTAGAGGTGCATTTATCATATCCGACAAGCAAAGTGAAATTGCAGATCTAATTACAGATAAATTATCTCGTGGAGTCACAATTTTTAACGGCCGTGGTCATTTCACAAAAAATGATAGAGATGTTCTTTATTGTGTAGTTGCTAAAAACCAAATTACATCGTTAAAAAATGTTATAACTTCTATCGATCCGCACGCTTTTGTTTCAATAACCGAAGTTCACGATGTGATGGGTGAAGGCTTTACACTAGATGATGAGAAAAAACCGATTGAATAG
- a CDS encoding nucleotide pyrophosphohydrolase — translation MTEKKSLFELQQKVDTYINQYREGYFPPLELLARLTEELGELSREIQHKYGTKKKKDTEVEKEIADEMGDFFFVLLCLANAEGIDLQQSLEQVLNKYNTRDKDRWTVKED, via the coding sequence ATGACAGAGAAAAAAAGTTTATTTGAACTACAACAAAAAGTAGATACATACATAAATCAATATAGAGAAGGTTATTTTCCACCTCTGGAGCTATTAGCAAGACTCACAGAAGAATTGGGAGAGCTTTCTAGAGAGATTCAACATAAGTATGGTACAAAGAAGAAAAAAGATACAGAAGTAGAAAAAGAGATAGCCGATGAAATGGGAGATTTCTTTTTTGTACTATTGTGTCTGGCAAACGCGGAAGGGATAGATCTGCAGCAGTCACTAGAGCAAGTTTTAAACAAATATAATACAAGAGACAAAGATAGATGGACGGTCAAGGAGGACTAA
- the dapB gene encoding 4-hydroxy-tetrahydrodipicolinate reductase: MVIKVAVAGPRGKMGKEAVATVLKNKDFLLVAVLDSKKDMECLGDNIPIFTSLNLLIEQTEPDVLVDLTVPSAVFEHAMTALEYGVRPVIGTTGFTDLQLDTLRNKVEDRQVGCIIAPNFSIGAVLMMKFAQTAAKYLPNVEIIEMHHDQKVDAPSGTAIKTAQMIQQTRTSMEQGNPMEEETIQGARGANMDGMHIHSVRLPGLVAHQQVLLGGEGQLLTLRHDSFDRASFMSGIVLSIEEVMKRNVLIYGLEDIIL; the protein is encoded by the coding sequence ATGGTTATTAAAGTAGCAGTAGCAGGCCCAAGAGGTAAAATGGGTAAAGAAGCTGTAGCAACAGTACTTAAAAATAAGGATTTTTTGTTAGTAGCGGTTTTGGATTCTAAGAAAGATATGGAGTGCCTTGGGGATAACATTCCCATCTTCACTTCATTAAATTTATTAATTGAACAAACAGAACCTGATGTACTAGTTGATTTGACGGTACCTTCAGCAGTTTTTGAACATGCGATGACTGCTCTTGAGTATGGTGTAAGACCAGTTATTGGTACAACAGGCTTTACTGATTTACAATTAGATACATTACGGAACAAAGTAGAAGATAGACAGGTAGGATGTATAATAGCTCCTAATTTTTCTATTGGTGCAGTTCTTATGATGAAGTTTGCACAAACAGCAGCAAAATATTTACCAAATGTAGAGATTATCGAGATGCATCACGATCAAAAGGTAGATGCACCATCAGGAACAGCTATTAAGACAGCTCAAATGATTCAGCAAACACGTACGTCGATGGAACAAGGTAATCCTATGGAGGAGGAGACTATTCAAGGGGCAAGAGGAGCAAATATGGATGGGATGCATATACATAGTGTCCGTTTACCTGGTTTAGTTGCACATCAACAGGTACTGCTTGGAGGAGAAGGACAATTGCTTACACTGCGTCATGATTCGTTTGACCGAGCATCCTTTATGTCTGGAATTGTATTGTCCATCGAGGAAGTCATGAAACGAAATGTACTGATTTATGGTTTAGAAGATATTATTTTATAG
- the mgsA gene encoding methylglyoxal synthase, which produces MRIALVAHDQKKEDLIQFVTAFKAILEEHDLFATGTTGTRIIDEVGLNVFRYKSGPLGGDQQIGSAIANNEMDMVIFFRDPLTAQPHEPDVTALIRLCDVYQIPLATNMGTAEILLKGIEEGFLDWRLLEERRSR; this is translated from the coding sequence ATGAGAATAGCATTAGTAGCGCATGATCAGAAAAAAGAAGATTTAATACAGTTCGTAACTGCCTTCAAAGCAATATTAGAGGAGCACGACTTATTTGCTACTGGAACAACCGGAACTAGAATCATCGATGAAGTTGGCTTAAATGTATTTAGATATAAATCAGGACCACTAGGTGGTGACCAACAAATAGGATCAGCAATTGCAAATAACGAAATGGATATGGTCATATTTTTCCGAGATCCACTTACTGCTCAACCTCACGAGCCAGATGTAACTGCACTCATTCGACTTTGTGATGTATATCAGATTCCGCTTGCAACTAATATGGGAACAGCAGAAATTCTGCTAAAAGGTATTGAAGAAGGTTTTTTAGATTGGCGTTTATTGGAAGAGAGACGTTCACGTTAA
- the bshA gene encoding N-acetyl-alpha-D-glucosaminyl L-malate synthase BshA: MRKLKIGITCYPTVGGSGVIATELGKMLSAKGHEIHFITSGIPFRLNKIYPTITFHQVEVNSYSVFQYAPYDIALANKMAEVIVDQQLDVLHVHYAIPHAVCAILAKDMANSDIGIVTTLHGTDITVLGYDSSLKGAIKYGIEKSNVVTAVSNSLALETMDLIAPNRDIETIYNFIDEREYTKKDPGNLKELLGIKPHEKVVIHVSNFRKVKHVPDIVESFKLIHQHVPTKLLLVGDGPEKHPIMESIKGTSIENDVLFLGKQESLSELYAIADLMLLLSEKESFGLVLLEAMACGVPCIGTNVGGIPEVITNGENGYIVELGDCEKVAEYGVKILQNPTLHKQIVDRSLAIIQDRFSSKSIVEQYEAMYERVAKK, encoded by the coding sequence ATGCGTAAATTGAAAATAGGTATTACTTGCTATCCAACAGTTGGTGGATCAGGGGTAATAGCGACAGAATTAGGAAAGATGCTTTCAGCAAAAGGGCATGAAATACATTTCATCACATCAGGAATCCCTTTCCGATTAAATAAAATATATCCAACCATAACATTTCACCAAGTAGAAGTGAATAGTTACTCGGTTTTTCAATATGCACCATATGACATTGCACTAGCCAATAAAATGGCAGAAGTGATTGTAGACCAGCAATTAGATGTGTTACATGTCCATTATGCTATTCCTCATGCAGTTTGTGCTATTCTGGCTAAAGATATGGCAAATTCAGATATAGGCATTGTTACAACGTTACATGGAACAGATATAACAGTATTAGGCTATGATTCATCACTTAAAGGTGCAATTAAATATGGAATAGAAAAATCGAACGTAGTTACTGCGGTATCTAATTCCCTTGCCTTAGAAACAATGGACTTAATAGCACCGAATAGAGATATTGAGACGATATATAATTTTATTGATGAACGAGAATACACTAAAAAAGATCCAGGTAATCTAAAAGAATTATTAGGCATAAAACCGCATGAAAAAGTAGTTATTCATGTTTCTAACTTTAGAAAAGTGAAGCATGTACCTGATATAGTGGAAAGCTTTAAACTTATTCACCAGCACGTTCCTACTAAACTGCTATTGGTAGGGGATGGTCCTGAAAAACATCCAATTATGGAGTCAATTAAAGGCACCTCAATCGAAAATGATGTGTTGTTTTTAGGAAAACAGGAAAGTCTATCAGAGCTATATGCAATTGCGGATCTTATGCTATTACTTTCTGAAAAAGAGTCATTTGGTTTAGTTCTACTTGAAGCTATGGCCTGTGGAGTACCTTGTATTGGAACGAATGTTGGTGGAATTCCTGAGGTTATTACAAATGGAGAAAATGGATATATCGTTGAATTAGGGGATTGTGAGAAGGTAGCAGAATATGGTGTGAAAATTTTACAAAACCCGACTTTACATAAACAAATAGTAGATCGATCGCTTGCGATTATTCAGGATCGATTTAGTTCAAAAAGTATTGTGGAGCAATATGAAGCGATGTATGAAAGAGTGGCGAAAAAATAG
- a CDS encoding CCA tRNA nucleotidyltransferase has translation MKEWRKNSVMKNRWPAAYKVIDELEQAGFEAFVVGGAVRDFIRNAPVNDVDITTNATPDEVKKIFTHTIDVGIEHGTVLVVSDEPIEVTTYRSESTYSDFRRPDGVMFVRTLKEDLQRRDFTINAMALTKEDGLVDYFGGRQAIEDGIIQAVGNPQLRFSEDALRMLRAVRFSAQLNFSLESHTFEAIQSLHELIKHISIERVKVELEKVWLSDFPFKGMQLFVDSGLSSMFPGDWVRILESWEDFSSFNVKANGWAFLALLQSKENTNQLLSYYKCSNDEKRHVKNVFQAVQSLVKGAWTTDELFHFNEEVLTVSYHYGKSILSNEITHPLEEFLLRKRTIPIASKKEIVVNGNDIMQWANKKRGPWIKEALDRLTGMIVNSQIKNDRQEIKEWFSHEYLH, from the coding sequence ATGAAAGAGTGGCGAAAAAATAGCGTTATGAAAAATCGGTGGCCAGCAGCGTATAAAGTAATTGATGAACTGGAACAAGCAGGTTTTGAGGCATTTGTAGTGGGAGGGGCTGTCCGAGACTTTATACGTAACGCTCCTGTAAATGATGTGGATATTACCACAAATGCAACGCCAGACGAAGTCAAAAAAATATTTACCCATACGATTGATGTTGGTATTGAACATGGTACTGTATTAGTTGTATCAGACGAGCCTATCGAAGTAACTACGTATCGGTCAGAATCTACATACTCAGACTTTCGAAGACCAGATGGGGTTATGTTTGTCCGTACTTTAAAAGAGGATCTGCAGAGAAGAGACTTTACTATAAATGCGATGGCTTTAACAAAAGAAGACGGACTGGTCGATTATTTTGGAGGAAGACAAGCCATAGAGGATGGAATAATTCAAGCTGTTGGAAATCCTCAGTTAAGATTTTCAGAGGATGCCCTACGAATGTTAAGAGCGGTTCGATTCTCTGCACAGTTAAATTTCTCCCTTGAGTCACATACTTTTGAAGCAATTCAGTCGTTGCATGAACTTATAAAGCATATTTCCATTGAACGAGTGAAAGTTGAACTAGAGAAAGTATGGCTAAGTGATTTTCCATTCAAAGGGATGCAACTTTTTGTAGATAGTGGTCTATCAAGTATGTTCCCTGGAGACTGGGTAAGGATTCTAGAAAGTTGGGAAGACTTCTCTAGTTTTAATGTTAAAGCAAATGGATGGGCATTCCTTGCTCTCCTGCAGTCAAAAGAGAATACTAATCAACTATTAAGCTATTATAAATGCTCAAATGATGAAAAAAGACATGTGAAAAATGTGTTTCAAGCAGTTCAGAGTTTAGTAAAAGGTGCTTGGACAACCGATGAATTATTCCATTTTAATGAGGAAGTTTTAACGGTTTCCTACCATTATGGAAAATCCATTCTTTCTAATGAAATAACTCATCCACTTGAGGAATTTTTACTACGAAAGCGAACTATTCCAATCGCCTCCAAAAAAGAGATTGTTGTCAATGGAAATGATATTATGCAATGGGCAAACAAAAAAAGAGGTCCATGGATAAAAGAAGCATTAGATAGATTAACTGGCATGATAGTAAATAGCCAAATAAAGAATGACAGACAAGAAATAAAGGAATGGTTTTCTCATGAATATCTCCATTAA